From Synchiropus splendidus isolate RoL2022-P1 chromosome 10, RoL_Sspl_1.0, whole genome shotgun sequence, the proteins below share one genomic window:
- the LOC128766054 gene encoding mitochondrial chaperone BCS1, translating to MPLSDFLDGLKDNPYFGAGFGLVGVGTALAVARKGAQVGMVFFRRHYMITLEVPSRDKSYTWLLSWITKHARHTQHLSVETSYLAHESGRVHTQFDFHPSPGNHIIWYGRKWIRVERTREKQMVDLHTGTPWESVTFTALGRDRQIFFNILQEARELALKQEEGRTVMYTAMGAEWRPFGFPRRRRPLCSVVLESGVAEKIVDDVKDFIGNPKWYTDRGIPYRRGYLLYGPPGCGKSSFITALAGELGYSICLMSLSDRSLSDDRLNHLLSVAPQQSIILLEDVDAAFVSRDLQPTENPLAYQGMGRLTFSGLLNALDGVASSEARIVFMTTNFIDRLDSALIRPGRVDLKQYIGHCTHQQLMQMFARFYPDEPAAESERFAKAVLSSHTEISAAQVQGHFLMHKLDPKGSIDNVGRLKG from the exons ATGCCGCTGTCAGACTTCCTGGACGGTCTGAAGGACAACCCTTACTTTGGGGCAGGGTTCGGTCTGGTTGGGGTCGGAACAGCGCTGGCTGTGGCTCGAAAAGGAGCCCAAGTGGGGATGGTCTTCTTCCGCCGACACTACATGATCACTCTGGAGGTGCCCAGCAGAGACAAGAGCTACACCTGGCTCCTGAGTTGGATCACCAAACATGCCCGACACACCCAGCACTTGAGCGTGGAGACGTCCTACCTGGCTCATGAGAGCGGACGGGTGCACACGCAGTTTGATTTCCACCCAAGCCCTGGTAACCATATCATCTG GTATGGAAGAAAGTGGATCAGAGTGGAAAGGACAAGAGAGAAGCAGATGGTGGATCTGCACACTGGAACACCATGGGAGTCTGTCACCTTCACTGCTTTAGGAAGAGACCGGCAAATATTCTTCAATATACTGCAAGAAG CAAGAGAACTGGCTCTGAAGCAGGAGGAAGGGCGGACAGTCATGTACACGGCCATGGGAGCAGAGTGGAGGCCGTTCGGGTTTCCACGGCGACGCAGACCTCTCTGCTCCGTGGTGTTGGAGTCAGGAGTGGCTGAGAAGATAGTTGACGACGTGAAGGATTTCATTGGGAACCCCAAGTGGTACACTGATAGAG GTATTCCCTACAGAAGGGGATATCTCCTTTATGGTCCACCAGGATGTGGAAAAAGCAGCTTTAT CACGGCTCTTGCTGGAGAACTGGGCTACAGCATCTGTCTGATGAGCCTGAGTGATCGCTCCCTCTCGGATGACCGTCTCAATCATCTGCTCAGTGTGGCGCCACAGCAGAGCATCATCTTGCTGGAGGACGTGGACGCTGCTTTCGTCAGCCGAGATCTGCAGCCAACAGAAA acCCTCTGGCGTACCAGGGGATGGGCCGCTTGACCTTCAGTGGACTTCTAAACGCATTAGATGGAGTCGCCTCCTCTGAAGCCCGAATAGTTTTCATGACCACCAACTTTATTGACAG GTTGGATTCGGCACTGATCAGACCTGGACGTGTGGATCTGAAGCAGTACATCGGCCACTGCACTCACCAGCAGCTCATGCAGATGTTTGCGCGGTTCTATCCAGACGAGCCCGCCGCCGAGTCAGAGCGCTTTGCTAAAGCTGTCCTCTCCAGCCACACGGAGATCAGTGCTGCTCAGGTGCAAGGACACTTTCTCATGCACAAACTGGACCCCAAAGGATCAATAGACAATGTGGGCAGATTAAAAGGATGA
- the znf142 gene encoding zinc finger protein 142 isoform X1, translating into MRFSMLLTVVLKEKWLHQVKETLRVRRNVTPRKTHQDKSPGGPKESNRQLTQKVQQDMTPWKSHQEKESREQRKRLQLIRWRKQHQKVEYIAKGEESVYRTHVCPECRRCFTMRSHLTVHLRLHFPDPSLQCPKCKRHFTSKSKLRVHLLREAGEKGHHCDLCDYSAVDRSSIRRHMITVHADEAEDETGSCSFPCPTCGQVFYQSKLLKAHMKTHSSQPHRNSQACFHDGCSFQSSAPKLLLKHISDEHSISPVECRHHACTTIFPDSSSMEAHYQTHLAYHCQHCDFSCANKSAFLQHKRHGHAGTDELTCDFCTFVTFNPVEFEQHVGHMHASEKIHRCSQCNYMTPHKRGLKRHMQLHTAEKPHKCSRCDFRCRDVYYLSKHMLTHSDAKKFMCSECGYVTKWKHSLSVHMRKHAGDLRYHCDQCPYRAYRLDQLKSHKLRHQGKSLICEVCAYACKRKHELRNHMLAKHSADGKEVSLFKCRYCAYSSSHQQALRNHENCKHTKQKEYQCALCVYSSFSSVGFFLHKRKAHGYVPGDKAWLEHYKAREKEMRSQASSQDFYCEPSVQQLPEEPSVSADQDRNGEYVSHSQAANVLDVVCQEIVDDRIPSVSSPEYCTLVLTALPTADYASQSLQNEPSGVMGNGFETSQADKSPSTLVEEDARTSDASESDSQNRKCLSTLASPEKSLNYLRKYDRDQADAMVKEGRVQMLVVPSSDVFRCDKCPFVGRREDLKNHRSLCRGRKPERECQTSSAQFKLHCDQECHFEKRCPATMNSNSSQVVTKDAGHDDVNQVDRGVDSEQVEIPQKENSLNAFEPQMNQQNKGEDSKKCLLRRRTKLTLDKSEGQCKTFSEEKLPSRPKRTNAGKRRTYSSVDGNFKCRLCDFSSLKLVTLRQHISNCHQESRLAEETHPAGSVDDANAETLGCKVLKKSSTHRKLSHEKQLDGTKAKTLKCHNCAFTCKQKRSMAQHVALKHSSSKPFSCPHCPFTTRRRYVLENHKTLHTGLGRLRCDLCDKTFRTTTLLSKHKLRIHEKRPTLQCSLCEYSAYTSFDLKRHELRCHTGELRHVCARCKAGFSSQFALRNHCNRAHQPQTIFSCKQCDYICNTEEALKNHQQHKHLQLKCTTCHHSFVTKEQLEIHRKTHVAHHCQLCPFACKTKKLLAKHLSDKHEDGSASENALKCSSCEFSSGHQLVMEQHLRSHGGKRLYKCTDCKYSTWNKQKITWHIRIHTGEKPYSCTQCRYTCTDPSRLKLHMRVHQEERMYLCPECGYKCKWATQLKCHMTKHTGEKPYACDKCDYRSNRADALRAHKVTQHCDVRLYVCEKCGKAFKTSFLLKTHQRQHTDERAYTCGQCHKSFRWPAGLRHHYLSHTNQQPFSCRHCNYKAKQRFQVVKHLKKHHPGRTVEDGVVKDSEGSGLTLKEALQGVPFQQEQQADGIGGPIQE; encoded by the exons ATGCGGTTCTCCATGCTTCTCACTGTTGTCCTCAAAGAAAAATGGCTTCATCAAGTCAAAGAA ACGCTGAGAGTCCGTAGAAATGTAACGCCACGGAAGACCCATCAAGACAAGTCTCCAGGTGGCCCAAAAGAAAGCAACCGCCAGTTAACACAGAAAGTACAGCAGGATATGACGCCATGGAAGAGCCACCAAGAAAAAGAATCAAGAGAGCAAAGAAAAAGGCTGCAACTGATAAGATGgagaaaacaacatcaaaaggTAG AGTACATTGCAAAAGGAGAAGAGTCAGTCTATCGCACCCATGTTTGCCCAGAGTGTCGCCGCTGCTTCACCATGAGATCCCACCTGACCGTGCACCTGCGGCTCCATTTTCCCGACCCTAGTCTGCAGTGTCCCAAATGTAAACGCCACTTCACCAGTAAGAGCAAGCTCCGTGTGCACCTGCTGCGTGAGGCGGGTGAAAAGGGTCACCACTGCGACTTGTGTGACTATTCCGCTGTGGACCGGAGCTCGATTCGCCGACACATGATCACGGTGCACGCAGATGAGGCTGAGGATGAAACAGGCAGCTGCAGCTTTCCTTGTCCCACCTGCGGTCAAGTCTTTTATCAGAGCAAGTTGCTGAAAGCTCACATGAAGACACACAGCAGTCAGCCACACCGAAACAGTCAAGCCTGCTTTCATGACGGTTGTTCTTTCCAGAGTTCCGCGCCCAAACTTCTTCTGAAACACATATCTGATGAGCACTCCATCAGTCCCGTCGAGTGTCGGCATCACGCTTGCACCACCATTTtcccagacagcagcagcatggaGGCGCATTATCAAACCCACCTGGCTTATCACTGCCAGCACTGTGACTTTTCCTGCGCCAACAAATCCGCTTTCCTCCAGCACAAGCGTCACGGCCACGCAGGCACGGATGAACTGACCTGTGACTTCTGCACCTTCGTCACCTTTAACCCTGTGGAGTTTGAGCAGCACGTGGGACACATGCATGCTAGCGAGAAGATCCACCGCTGCTCCCAGTGCAACTacatgactccacacaaacgGGGCCTGAAGAGACATATGCAGCTGCACACTG CCGAGAAGCCTCACAAGTGCAGCCGCTGTGACTTCAGGTGCAGGGACGTTTATTACCTCTCCAAACACATGCTCACTCACTCAGACGCCAAGAAGTTCATGTGCTCCGAGTGTGGATATGTCACTAAGTGGAAGCACTCTCTCAGCGTTCACATGAGGAAGCATGCTGGAGACCTCAG GTATCACTGTGACCAGTGCCCCTACCGTGCCTACCGTTTGGACCAGCTCAAAAGCCACAAACTGCGGCACCAAGGCAAATCCCTGATATGCGAAGTCTGCGCTTACGCCTGCAAACGCAAACACGAGCTTCGCAATCACATGTTGGCCAAACATTCAGCGGATGGGAAGGAGGTGTCTCTTTTTAAGTGCAGATACTGTGCCTACTCTTCTTCTCATCAGCAGGCACTTCGAAACCATGAAAACTGTAAACACACCAAACAGAAGGAGTATCAGTGTGCCCTGTGTGTTTATTCGTCCTTCAGCAGTGTTGGGTTTTTCCTGCACAAGAGGAAAGCTCATGGCTATGTGCCAGGAGACAAAGCCTGGCTTGAGCACTACAAAGCAAGAGAGAAGGAGATGCGCTCCCAAGCGTCCTCACAGGACTTCTACTGCGAACCATCAGTTCAACAGTTGCCTGAAGAGCCTTCTGTTTCAGCAGATCAAGACAGGAATGGAGAATACGTCAGCCATTCACAGGCAGCAAATGTTTTGGATGTTGTGTGTCAGGAGATTGTTGATGACAGAATTCCATCAGTGAGCAGCCCGGAGTACTGCACTCTGGTTCTGACAGCACTTCCCACTGCAGACTACGCCAGTCAATCGTTACAAAATGAGCCGTCTGGTGTCATGGGTAATGGCTTTGAGACGTCCCAAGCTGACAAGTCTCCCAGTACATTAGTGGAAGAGGATGCTCGCACGTCAGACGCATCTGAAAGTGACTCACAAAACCGAAAATGTTTGTCTACTCTAGCGTCTCCAGAGAAGAGTCTGAATTACCTGAGGAAGTATGACAGAGATCAGGCAGATGCCATGGTGAAGGAGGGAAGGGTGCAGATGCTAGTGGTGCCATCCTCGGATGTTTTTAGATGTGACAAGTGTCCATTTGTGGGCAGACGTGAGGACTTAAAGAACCACCGCTCTTTGTGTCGTGGTAGAAAACCAGAGCGTGAATGCCAGACCTCCAGTGCTCAGTTCAAACTGCATTGTGACCAAGAATGCCACTTTGAAAAAAGGTGCCCTGCCACAATGAACAGCAACTCCAGTCAAGTTGTGACAAAAGATGCCGGTCATGATGATGTCAACCAAGTGGACAGAGGTGTTGATTCAGAACAGGTCGAGATCCCACAAAAGGAGAATAGTTTAAATGCATTTGAACCACAGATGAATCAGCAAAACAAAGGAGAAGACagtaaaaaatgtttgttacGGCGTCGCACCAAGCTCACGCTGGACAAGTCAGAAGGGCAGTGCAAAACCTTCTCGGAGGAAAAGTTGCCTTCAAGACCCAAACGAACAAACGCGGGCAAAAGGCGGACATACTCCTCAGTGGATGGAAACTTCAAATGCAGATTGTGTGATTTTTCTTCACTGAAGCTGGTAACACTCAGGCAGCACATTTCAAACTGCCATCAGGAAAGTCGTCTGGCAGAGGAAACCCATCCGGCAGGCAGCGTGGATGATGCAAATGCAGAAACGCTTGGTTGCAAAGTTCTTAAAAAGTCTTCGACTCATCGTAAGCTGAGCCATGAAAAGCAACTCGATGGTACAAAAGCAAAGACTCTGAAGTGCCACAACTGCGCTTTCACGTGTAAGCAAAAGCGAAGCATGGCCCAACATGTGGCACTCAAACACTCGAGTTCCAAACCTTTCAGCTGCCCCCACTGTCCTTTTACCACAAGGAGACGCTATGTTTTGGAAAACCATAAGACTCTTCATACTGGACTCGGCCGGTTAAGGTGCGACTTGTGTGATAAGACATTCAGGACCACCACTTTGTTGAGCAAACACAAGTTGCGCATCCATGAGAAGCGCCCAACCCTGCAATGTTCCCTCTGCGAATACAGTGCGTACACAAGCTTTGATTTAAAGCGGCATGAACTCCGATGCCACACCGGGGAGTTGCGTCACGTGTGTGCACGTTGCAAGGCAGGATTCAGCAGTCAATTTGCGCTCAGAAATCACTGTAATCGTGCCCACCAACCCCAGACCATCTTCTCTTGTAAGCAATGTGACTACATCTGTAACACAGAGGAAGCACTGAAGAACcaccaacaacacaaacatttacaGCTGAAATGTACCACTTGCCACCACTCGTTTGTCACAAAGGAACAGTTAGAGATCCATCGGAAGACGCACGTGGCTCATCATTGTCAGCTTTGCCCCTTTgcctgcaaaacaaaaaagctgCTAGCGAAGCACCTTTCAGACAAACATGAGGATGGCTCTGCTTCGGAAAACGCCCTCAAATGTAGCAGTTGTGAGTTTTCATCTGGGCACCAGCTGGTGATGGAGCAGCACCTCCGCTCACATGGCGGCAAGAGGCTGTACAAGTGCACCGACTGCAAGTACTCGACATGGAACAAGCAGAAGATCACATGGCATATTCGCATTCACACGGGGGAGAAACCGTACAGCTGCACGCAGTGCCGCTATACCTGCACTGACCCTTCTAGACTCAAG ctcCACATGAGGGTCCACCAGGAAGAGAGGATGTATCTTTGTCCAGAGTGCGGCTACAAATGCAAATGGGCTACTCAACTGAAGTGCCACATGACCAAACACACAG GTGAGAAGCCTTATGCCTGCGACAAGTGCGACTACCGCAGCAACCGAGCCGATGCCCTGCGAGCCCACAAGGTCACTCAGCACTGCGACGTCCGCCTCTACGTCTGTGAGAAATGCGGCAAGGCCTTCAAAACCAGCTTCCTGCTGAAGACCCACCAGCGTCAGCACACCGATGAACGGGCGTACACCTGTGGACAGTGCCACAAGTCGTTCCGCTGGCCAGCCGGCCTCAGACATCACTACCTCTCCCACACCAACCAGCAGCCCTTCAGCTGCAGACACTGTAATTACAAGGCAAAGCAGAGGTTCCAGGTGGTGAAACACCTGAAGAAGCATCACCCAGGCAGGACAGTGGAAGACGGGGTGGTGAAGGACTCTGAGGGCAGTGGACTAACTCTGAAGGAAGCTCTGCAAGGGGTGCCATTCCAGCAGGAGCAGCAAGCAGATGGAATTGGTGGTCCGATACAGGAATGA
- the znf142 gene encoding zinc finger protein 142 isoform X2, translating into MEEPPRKRIKRAKKKAATDKMEKTTSKEYIAKGEESVYRTHVCPECRRCFTMRSHLTVHLRLHFPDPSLQCPKCKRHFTSKSKLRVHLLREAGEKGHHCDLCDYSAVDRSSIRRHMITVHADEAEDETGSCSFPCPTCGQVFYQSKLLKAHMKTHSSQPHRNSQACFHDGCSFQSSAPKLLLKHISDEHSISPVECRHHACTTIFPDSSSMEAHYQTHLAYHCQHCDFSCANKSAFLQHKRHGHAGTDELTCDFCTFVTFNPVEFEQHVGHMHASEKIHRCSQCNYMTPHKRGLKRHMQLHTAEKPHKCSRCDFRCRDVYYLSKHMLTHSDAKKFMCSECGYVTKWKHSLSVHMRKHAGDLRYHCDQCPYRAYRLDQLKSHKLRHQGKSLICEVCAYACKRKHELRNHMLAKHSADGKEVSLFKCRYCAYSSSHQQALRNHENCKHTKQKEYQCALCVYSSFSSVGFFLHKRKAHGYVPGDKAWLEHYKAREKEMRSQASSQDFYCEPSVQQLPEEPSVSADQDRNGEYVSHSQAANVLDVVCQEIVDDRIPSVSSPEYCTLVLTALPTADYASQSLQNEPSGVMGNGFETSQADKSPSTLVEEDARTSDASESDSQNRKCLSTLASPEKSLNYLRKYDRDQADAMVKEGRVQMLVVPSSDVFRCDKCPFVGRREDLKNHRSLCRGRKPERECQTSSAQFKLHCDQECHFEKRCPATMNSNSSQVVTKDAGHDDVNQVDRGVDSEQVEIPQKENSLNAFEPQMNQQNKGEDSKKCLLRRRTKLTLDKSEGQCKTFSEEKLPSRPKRTNAGKRRTYSSVDGNFKCRLCDFSSLKLVTLRQHISNCHQESRLAEETHPAGSVDDANAETLGCKVLKKSSTHRKLSHEKQLDGTKAKTLKCHNCAFTCKQKRSMAQHVALKHSSSKPFSCPHCPFTTRRRYVLENHKTLHTGLGRLRCDLCDKTFRTTTLLSKHKLRIHEKRPTLQCSLCEYSAYTSFDLKRHELRCHTGELRHVCARCKAGFSSQFALRNHCNRAHQPQTIFSCKQCDYICNTEEALKNHQQHKHLQLKCTTCHHSFVTKEQLEIHRKTHVAHHCQLCPFACKTKKLLAKHLSDKHEDGSASENALKCSSCEFSSGHQLVMEQHLRSHGGKRLYKCTDCKYSTWNKQKITWHIRIHTGEKPYSCTQCRYTCTDPSRLKLHMRVHQEERMYLCPECGYKCKWATQLKCHMTKHTGEKPYACDKCDYRSNRADALRAHKVTQHCDVRLYVCEKCGKAFKTSFLLKTHQRQHTDERAYTCGQCHKSFRWPAGLRHHYLSHTNQQPFSCRHCNYKAKQRFQVVKHLKKHHPGRTVEDGVVKDSEGSGLTLKEALQGVPFQQEQQADGIGGPIQE; encoded by the exons ATGGAAGAGCCACCAAGAAAAAGAATCAAGAGAGCAAAGAAAAAGGCTGCAACTGATAAGATGgagaaaacaacatcaaaag AGTACATTGCAAAAGGAGAAGAGTCAGTCTATCGCACCCATGTTTGCCCAGAGTGTCGCCGCTGCTTCACCATGAGATCCCACCTGACCGTGCACCTGCGGCTCCATTTTCCCGACCCTAGTCTGCAGTGTCCCAAATGTAAACGCCACTTCACCAGTAAGAGCAAGCTCCGTGTGCACCTGCTGCGTGAGGCGGGTGAAAAGGGTCACCACTGCGACTTGTGTGACTATTCCGCTGTGGACCGGAGCTCGATTCGCCGACACATGATCACGGTGCACGCAGATGAGGCTGAGGATGAAACAGGCAGCTGCAGCTTTCCTTGTCCCACCTGCGGTCAAGTCTTTTATCAGAGCAAGTTGCTGAAAGCTCACATGAAGACACACAGCAGTCAGCCACACCGAAACAGTCAAGCCTGCTTTCATGACGGTTGTTCTTTCCAGAGTTCCGCGCCCAAACTTCTTCTGAAACACATATCTGATGAGCACTCCATCAGTCCCGTCGAGTGTCGGCATCACGCTTGCACCACCATTTtcccagacagcagcagcatggaGGCGCATTATCAAACCCACCTGGCTTATCACTGCCAGCACTGTGACTTTTCCTGCGCCAACAAATCCGCTTTCCTCCAGCACAAGCGTCACGGCCACGCAGGCACGGATGAACTGACCTGTGACTTCTGCACCTTCGTCACCTTTAACCCTGTGGAGTTTGAGCAGCACGTGGGACACATGCATGCTAGCGAGAAGATCCACCGCTGCTCCCAGTGCAACTacatgactccacacaaacgGGGCCTGAAGAGACATATGCAGCTGCACACTG CCGAGAAGCCTCACAAGTGCAGCCGCTGTGACTTCAGGTGCAGGGACGTTTATTACCTCTCCAAACACATGCTCACTCACTCAGACGCCAAGAAGTTCATGTGCTCCGAGTGTGGATATGTCACTAAGTGGAAGCACTCTCTCAGCGTTCACATGAGGAAGCATGCTGGAGACCTCAG GTATCACTGTGACCAGTGCCCCTACCGTGCCTACCGTTTGGACCAGCTCAAAAGCCACAAACTGCGGCACCAAGGCAAATCCCTGATATGCGAAGTCTGCGCTTACGCCTGCAAACGCAAACACGAGCTTCGCAATCACATGTTGGCCAAACATTCAGCGGATGGGAAGGAGGTGTCTCTTTTTAAGTGCAGATACTGTGCCTACTCTTCTTCTCATCAGCAGGCACTTCGAAACCATGAAAACTGTAAACACACCAAACAGAAGGAGTATCAGTGTGCCCTGTGTGTTTATTCGTCCTTCAGCAGTGTTGGGTTTTTCCTGCACAAGAGGAAAGCTCATGGCTATGTGCCAGGAGACAAAGCCTGGCTTGAGCACTACAAAGCAAGAGAGAAGGAGATGCGCTCCCAAGCGTCCTCACAGGACTTCTACTGCGAACCATCAGTTCAACAGTTGCCTGAAGAGCCTTCTGTTTCAGCAGATCAAGACAGGAATGGAGAATACGTCAGCCATTCACAGGCAGCAAATGTTTTGGATGTTGTGTGTCAGGAGATTGTTGATGACAGAATTCCATCAGTGAGCAGCCCGGAGTACTGCACTCTGGTTCTGACAGCACTTCCCACTGCAGACTACGCCAGTCAATCGTTACAAAATGAGCCGTCTGGTGTCATGGGTAATGGCTTTGAGACGTCCCAAGCTGACAAGTCTCCCAGTACATTAGTGGAAGAGGATGCTCGCACGTCAGACGCATCTGAAAGTGACTCACAAAACCGAAAATGTTTGTCTACTCTAGCGTCTCCAGAGAAGAGTCTGAATTACCTGAGGAAGTATGACAGAGATCAGGCAGATGCCATGGTGAAGGAGGGAAGGGTGCAGATGCTAGTGGTGCCATCCTCGGATGTTTTTAGATGTGACAAGTGTCCATTTGTGGGCAGACGTGAGGACTTAAAGAACCACCGCTCTTTGTGTCGTGGTAGAAAACCAGAGCGTGAATGCCAGACCTCCAGTGCTCAGTTCAAACTGCATTGTGACCAAGAATGCCACTTTGAAAAAAGGTGCCCTGCCACAATGAACAGCAACTCCAGTCAAGTTGTGACAAAAGATGCCGGTCATGATGATGTCAACCAAGTGGACAGAGGTGTTGATTCAGAACAGGTCGAGATCCCACAAAAGGAGAATAGTTTAAATGCATTTGAACCACAGATGAATCAGCAAAACAAAGGAGAAGACagtaaaaaatgtttgttacGGCGTCGCACCAAGCTCACGCTGGACAAGTCAGAAGGGCAGTGCAAAACCTTCTCGGAGGAAAAGTTGCCTTCAAGACCCAAACGAACAAACGCGGGCAAAAGGCGGACATACTCCTCAGTGGATGGAAACTTCAAATGCAGATTGTGTGATTTTTCTTCACTGAAGCTGGTAACACTCAGGCAGCACATTTCAAACTGCCATCAGGAAAGTCGTCTGGCAGAGGAAACCCATCCGGCAGGCAGCGTGGATGATGCAAATGCAGAAACGCTTGGTTGCAAAGTTCTTAAAAAGTCTTCGACTCATCGTAAGCTGAGCCATGAAAAGCAACTCGATGGTACAAAAGCAAAGACTCTGAAGTGCCACAACTGCGCTTTCACGTGTAAGCAAAAGCGAAGCATGGCCCAACATGTGGCACTCAAACACTCGAGTTCCAAACCTTTCAGCTGCCCCCACTGTCCTTTTACCACAAGGAGACGCTATGTTTTGGAAAACCATAAGACTCTTCATACTGGACTCGGCCGGTTAAGGTGCGACTTGTGTGATAAGACATTCAGGACCACCACTTTGTTGAGCAAACACAAGTTGCGCATCCATGAGAAGCGCCCAACCCTGCAATGTTCCCTCTGCGAATACAGTGCGTACACAAGCTTTGATTTAAAGCGGCATGAACTCCGATGCCACACCGGGGAGTTGCGTCACGTGTGTGCACGTTGCAAGGCAGGATTCAGCAGTCAATTTGCGCTCAGAAATCACTGTAATCGTGCCCACCAACCCCAGACCATCTTCTCTTGTAAGCAATGTGACTACATCTGTAACACAGAGGAAGCACTGAAGAACcaccaacaacacaaacatttacaGCTGAAATGTACCACTTGCCACCACTCGTTTGTCACAAAGGAACAGTTAGAGATCCATCGGAAGACGCACGTGGCTCATCATTGTCAGCTTTGCCCCTTTgcctgcaaaacaaaaaagctgCTAGCGAAGCACCTTTCAGACAAACATGAGGATGGCTCTGCTTCGGAAAACGCCCTCAAATGTAGCAGTTGTGAGTTTTCATCTGGGCACCAGCTGGTGATGGAGCAGCACCTCCGCTCACATGGCGGCAAGAGGCTGTACAAGTGCACCGACTGCAAGTACTCGACATGGAACAAGCAGAAGATCACATGGCATATTCGCATTCACACGGGGGAGAAACCGTACAGCTGCACGCAGTGCCGCTATACCTGCACTGACCCTTCTAGACTCAAG ctcCACATGAGGGTCCACCAGGAAGAGAGGATGTATCTTTGTCCAGAGTGCGGCTACAAATGCAAATGGGCTACTCAACTGAAGTGCCACATGACCAAACACACAG GTGAGAAGCCTTATGCCTGCGACAAGTGCGACTACCGCAGCAACCGAGCCGATGCCCTGCGAGCCCACAAGGTCACTCAGCACTGCGACGTCCGCCTCTACGTCTGTGAGAAATGCGGCAAGGCCTTCAAAACCAGCTTCCTGCTGAAGACCCACCAGCGTCAGCACACCGATGAACGGGCGTACACCTGTGGACAGTGCCACAAGTCGTTCCGCTGGCCAGCCGGCCTCAGACATCACTACCTCTCCCACACCAACCAGCAGCCCTTCAGCTGCAGACACTGTAATTACAAGGCAAAGCAGAGGTTCCAGGTGGTGAAACACCTGAAGAAGCATCACCCAGGCAGGACAGTGGAAGACGGGGTGGTGAAGGACTCTGAGGGCAGTGGACTAACTCTGAAGGAAGCTCTGCAAGGGGTGCCATTCCAGCAGGAGCAGCAAGCAGATGGAATTGGTGGTCCGATACAGGAATGA